Proteins encoded by one window of Mariniplasma anaerobium:
- a CDS encoding DUF2179 domain-containing protein, producing the protein MWEAIGHFFTAVPFWELLLIFVAKIIEVTIGTMRIILISKGYRKQGTALAVVEILLWVFIASSVIQGVSETPIKGIVYSIGFALGVYVGSFIENRVAVGKILLQVISDRVGADMIVRILRANGHGVTSLDAKGKDSDRTVLMIFANRKNKETIISLIKDADEKALVVANEVSILSGGYVSPWRKLAK; encoded by the coding sequence ATGTGGGAAGCAATCGGTCATTTTTTTACAGCCGTACCATTTTGGGAATTATTATTAATATTTGTGGCAAAAATAATAGAAGTTACTATTGGTACGATGCGTATTATATTAATTAGTAAAGGATATAGAAAACAAGGGACTGCTTTAGCAGTTGTTGAGATATTATTATGGGTTTTTATTGCAAGTTCAGTTATACAAGGTGTTAGTGAAACACCTATAAAAGGTATTGTATATTCTATAGGTTTTGCATTAGGCGTTTATGTAGGTTCGTTTATTGAAAATAGAGTTGCTGTAGGTAAGATTTTACTTCAAGTGATATCAGATAGAGTTGGTGCAGATATGATTGTAAGAATTCTTCGCGCAAACGGTCATGGTGTAACAAGCCTGGATGCAAAAGGTAAAGATAGTGATAGAACTGTTTTAATGATTTTTGCGAATCGAAAGAATAAAGAAACTATCATAAGTCTAATCAAAGATGCAGATGAAAAAGCTTTAGTTGTTGCAAATGAGGTTTCTATTTTGTCAGGTGGATATGTAAGTCCATGGAGAAAACTAGCGAAATAA
- a CDS encoding CotH kinase family protein, whose product MIKKTFLLMLFILLEVVLYACSDAIEEEQQDVIIIPDQIEETLSFSDFFNDEIKKDIIIEISQDQWDGLNQEMNDYYEQFGNYRTDAYAKAKMYYSSDQTDSQIVIENIGIRSKGNTSRVILEDDEGNLNKSHFKISFHEDFDQDQFDIYDDRTVFDVEELELKYNRNQDSTYINEKFSFDLFNDFGVVAPQATLSNLYIKIGDETYYYGLYTVFEPVDKLFLEKRFDEDNRDGDLYKSLWQGFKPASLQNNYSEQEMGIKDESINYRPTYDLKNNKKTSNHEALIQFIDDINTWTDLEFENQIESIFDVDNFLRLLALGVLIGNPDDYRAMANNYYLYQEETSLLWHMIPYDYDHSFGVGWNPTEDFTINQDIEQWFNLNAELLGVESYEHPLSDRILSYDTYMNQYKDYLRELIDPQNGLFRYERYLAAYLQAKSLYEQDVNSDTLFDQIEFDLRDIESYYTQKIEQVSNQLD is encoded by the coding sequence ATGATCAAAAAAACATTTTTATTGATGTTATTTATTTTACTTGAAGTAGTCTTATATGCTTGTAGTGATGCTATAGAAGAAGAACAACAAGATGTAATTATAATTCCAGATCAAATCGAAGAAACATTATCATTTTCAGATTTTTTTAATGATGAGATAAAAAAAGATATCATTATTGAAATTAGTCAAGATCAATGGGATGGGCTTAATCAAGAAATGAATGATTATTATGAGCAATTTGGAAATTATAGAACAGATGCTTATGCTAAAGCTAAAATGTATTATAGTAGTGATCAAACTGATAGCCAAATTGTCATAGAAAATATAGGTATTAGATCTAAAGGAAACACATCAAGAGTTATTTTAGAAGATGATGAAGGTAATTTGAATAAATCTCATTTTAAAATCTCATTTCATGAGGATTTTGATCAAGATCAATTTGATATCTACGATGATCGAACAGTCTTTGATGTTGAAGAACTTGAATTAAAATATAATAGAAATCAAGATTCTACATATATTAACGAAAAGTTTTCATTTGATCTATTTAATGATTTTGGTGTTGTGGCACCTCAAGCAACATTATCGAATTTATACATAAAAATAGGTGATGAAACATATTATTATGGACTTTATACTGTTTTTGAACCTGTTGACAAGCTTTTTTTAGAAAAACGATTTGATGAAGATAACAGAGATGGTGATTTATATAAATCTCTTTGGCAAGGATTTAAGCCAGCATCTCTTCAAAATAATTATAGCGAACAAGAGATGGGCATTAAAGATGAAAGTATTAATTATAGACCAACATATGATTTAAAAAACAACAAAAAGACTTCAAATCATGAAGCGTTAATTCAATTTATTGATGATATCAATACATGGACAGATCTAGAATTTGAAAATCAAATAGAAAGCATATTTGATGTTGATAATTTCTTAAGATTGCTTGCTTTAGGTGTATTAATAGGTAACCCTGATGACTATAGAGCAATGGCAAATAATTATTATTTATATCAAGAAGAAACATCTTTACTGTGGCATATGATCCCATATGATTATGATCATAGCTTTGGAGTTGGATGGAATCCAACAGAAGATTTCACAATTAATCAAGATATTGAACAATGGTTTAATTTAAATGCAGAACTTCTTGGTGTTGAGTCATATGAACATCCTTTATCAGATAGGATATTGTCTTATGATACTTATATGAACCAATATAAGGATTACTTAAGAGAACTCATAGATCCCCAAAATGGTCTATTTAGATATGAAAGATACCTAGCAGCATATTTACAAGCTAAATCATTATATGAACAAGATGTTAATTCAGATACTTTATTTGATCAAATTGAATTTGATTTAAGAGATATTGAGTCTTATTACACTCAAAAAATAGAACAAGTAAGCAATCAACTAGATTAG
- a CDS encoding beta-propeller domain-containing protein: MTIFGWIVISILSSFVGYLIYNLINEFVMNRKLNKFKVKNNMVGVKISQMVILKKAYQIVLATVLVVVVGVSGVFSSDIRLDNNKILTQANQVGSKAKLLSLLEDQDHYYNQVDAFPEAMLDDAAEGDQSRDFIDTNTQVNGVSEADIIKTDGNYIYYASRYFQKINVVYVDQNYEAIVLADIDLGNVYTDNMYLTDDYLVVIGYTYEQTPYSFYEGDLVLSWYRQPSGTILVIDRQTYKIVYEMETDSFFYDHRMIEDQLYLVSSKYIYNDQEELRPQFIERKNSSIKTSYVDYDNIYYYDQVIASNMTVLTSVDLSDFTYDSQAFLGYVSQMYVNQTSIYTAYNYYKYSLEDDYRIQTQILKFDIDQDNKTIQYQGGQILDGHVQDAYWMDEYDGYLRVVTSNSWPAKNRLYILEEDLDEDVLNIASKIDENLGLEGETVKSVRFNKTYAQVVTFLQTDPLYTIDLSDPYSPFIKDDPIIEEGYSTYMHVWNEDNYLIGFGFDANADGSITGLKLSAYDTNQTEPLETYSFASDPDDGYTYSFSEAIYNPKALMIDASKGIVGFPMNTYHYDQNDYYYESIFVIFFIDFDSQDIISDPIMIKHNQSEYFMSIERAIYIENTVNNQVTDRYIYTFSYLEITVYHIESEMITQKIALNDLVYPNETPESD, translated from the coding sequence ATGACAATTTTTGGATGGATAGTCATATCAATATTATCAAGTTTTGTAGGATATTTAATTTATAATCTTATAAATGAATTCGTTATGAACAGAAAATTAAATAAGTTTAAGGTAAAAAACAATATGGTAGGTGTTAAGATATCCCAAATGGTTATCTTAAAAAAGGCATATCAAATTGTGCTTGCAACTGTGCTAGTTGTAGTTGTTGGTGTATCGGGTGTATTTTCTTCTGATATAAGATTAGATAATAATAAAATACTAACTCAAGCAAATCAAGTAGGATCAAAAGCTAAGTTATTATCGTTACTTGAAGATCAAGATCATTATTATAATCAAGTGGATGCATTTCCAGAAGCTATGTTAGATGATGCTGCCGAGGGTGATCAATCAAGAGACTTTATTGACACAAACACTCAAGTCAATGGAGTTAGTGAAGCAGATATCATAAAAACAGACGGAAACTATATTTATTATGCATCTAGATACTTTCAAAAAATCAATGTAGTCTATGTTGATCAAAACTATGAAGCAATTGTTTTAGCTGATATAGATCTTGGCAATGTATATACTGATAACATGTATTTAACAGATGATTATCTTGTTGTTATTGGATATACTTATGAACAAACACCTTATAGTTTTTATGAAGGCGATCTTGTACTTTCTTGGTATCGTCAACCAAGTGGAACGATTTTAGTTATTGATCGACAAACCTATAAGATCGTTTATGAAATGGAAACTGATTCATTCTTTTATGACCATAGAATGATTGAAGATCAATTGTATTTAGTATCTAGTAAATATATCTATAATGATCAAGAAGAATTAAGACCTCAATTTATAGAAAGAAAAAATTCAAGTATAAAAACATCTTATGTTGATTATGATAATATTTATTATTATGATCAAGTTATCGCATCTAATATGACGGTTTTAACCAGTGTTGATCTATCTGATTTCACTTATGATTCTCAAGCCTTTTTAGGATACGTGAGTCAAATGTATGTCAACCAAACTAGTATTTATACTGCATATAACTATTATAAATATAGTTTAGAAGATGACTATAGAATTCAAACTCAAATTTTAAAATTTGATATTGATCAAGATAATAAAACTATTCAATATCAAGGTGGACAAATTTTAGATGGTCACGTTCAAGACGCTTATTGGATGGATGAATATGATGGATATCTAAGAGTTGTTACATCAAACTCATGGCCAGCAAAAAATAGATTATATATTTTAGAAGAGGACTTAGATGAAGACGTACTTAATATCGCATCTAAAATTGATGAAAATTTAGGTCTAGAAGGTGAAACTGTAAAATCAGTAAGATTTAATAAGACGTATGCACAAGTTGTTACATTCTTACAAACTGACCCATTATATACCATTGATTTATCAGATCCATATAGCCCGTTTATTAAAGATGATCCAATTATAGAAGAAGGATATTCTACATATATGCATGTGTGGAATGAAGATAATTATTTGATAGGATTTGGATTTGATGCGAATGCTGATGGTAGTATAACAGGTTTAAAACTAAGTGCGTATGATACAAATCAAACAGAACCTTTAGAAACGTATAGTTTTGCAAGTGATCCTGATGATGGATATACATATAGTTTCTCTGAAGCCATTTATAATCCAAAAGCATTAATGATTGATGCATCTAAAGGTATCGTAGGATTTCCGATGAATACGTATCATTATGATCAAAATGATTATTATTATGAAAGTATATTTGTTATATTCTTTATTGACTTTGATAGTCAAGATATCATATCAGATCCAATAATGATTAAACATAATCAAAGCGAATACTTTATGTCCATTGAAAGAGCTATTTATATCGAAAATACTGTCAATAATCAAGTCACTGATCGATACATCTACACATTTTCTTATTTAGAAATTACCGTTTATCACATAGAATCTGAGATGATTACTCAAAAAATAGCTTTAAATGATTTAGTATATCCAAATGAAACACCGGAATCAGATTGA
- a CDS encoding LytTR family DNA-binding domain-containing protein produces the protein MIKIIWSKDELSTLEEQLHNNHVNYVLINHLDNLPDHVVGIEIDDEKVDDLKKVIEMIEYEKMQMFFPTLDGFVQLYISNIYYIEAFGEDIVCHMRNLEQQHIKKLLYQLEMILEPYHFVRISKSFIVNLRQIKYIKVGLNAKLHLTLNNQSQLEVTRSFVKKFKKQLDL, from the coding sequence ATGATTAAAATCATTTGGAGCAAAGATGAACTATCAACGTTAGAAGAACAACTTCATAATAATCATGTCAACTATGTACTTATCAACCATTTAGATAATCTTCCTGATCATGTGGTTGGTATTGAGATTGATGATGAAAAAGTAGATGATCTAAAAAAGGTTATTGAAATGATTGAATATGAAAAGATGCAAATGTTCTTTCCAACACTTGATGGATTTGTACAACTCTACATTTCTAATATCTATTATATTGAAGCATTTGGTGAAGATATAGTGTGTCACATGAGAAATCTTGAACAACAACACATCAAAAAACTTTTATATCAATTAGAAATGATTCTAGAGCCTTATCATTTTGTTCGCATTTCAAAATCTTTTATTGTTAATTTAAGACAAATCAAATATATAAAAGTCGGACTAAATGCTAAACTTCATCTTACCCTAAATAATCAAAGTCAACTAGAAGTCACGAGATCCTTCGTTAAGAAATTTAAGAAACAATTAGATCTATAG
- a CDS encoding TrkH family potassium uptake protein → MNIKKNISGYPLIINYLGIFAILIGVINLIPLLVIPFYPEEIVEAKYFFIPALSAIFIGSLIVLIYKGREKDRLERSQDAILVMSIWILGIFVSSLPFVLTGNYNFTQAIFESTSGYSTTGLTVVDVTVTPHIFLFFRSLLQFVGGVGLVLVLTSAISDKFGMRLYSAEGHSDKLVPNLIKSGRMILSIYIGYILVGSVFLIIFEMTPFEAINHSITAVATGGFSTESLSIGAFNSVGVEVTIMILMLLGGTNFFVHLMLLRGKFKNVYRHVEIKLLGILLLIFIPMLVINLYSMYDGNFFHTLRVASFQFISAVTGTGFQTIDTFTVMPPTFIAVLVIVMVLGAGMGSTAGGMKQYRVALAFKSLYWNIREQFGHKKTIRTHFINKIGNKTVVTKDEVVQNYSFLMIYLLALFTGTLIFTGLGFTIRESLFEFASALGTVGLSVGIVGYDANPIVLWTSTVGMFLGRLEFYVVFIALTKIFIDIKKKA, encoded by the coding sequence ATGAATATTAAAAAGAATATATCAGGTTATCCATTAATAATCAATTATTTAGGCATATTTGCCATCTTAATTGGTGTTATAAACTTAATACCATTACTTGTTATTCCATTTTATCCAGAAGAGATAGTAGAAGCTAAATATTTCTTTATTCCAGCTTTATCAGCGATTTTTATTGGTTCACTTATTGTTTTAATATATAAAGGAAGAGAAAAAGATCGTTTAGAAAGATCTCAAGATGCCATTTTAGTTATGTCCATTTGGATTTTAGGTATCTTTGTATCTTCTCTACCATTTGTATTAACAGGAAATTATAATTTTACGCAAGCAATATTTGAATCGACATCAGGATATTCAACAACTGGTTTAACGGTTGTTGATGTAACTGTTACACCACATATATTTTTATTCTTTAGAAGTTTACTACAATTTGTTGGTGGGGTTGGACTTGTCTTAGTTCTTACTTCAGCAATTAGTGATAAATTTGGAATGAGACTATATAGTGCAGAAGGACACAGTGATAAACTAGTTCCTAACTTAATTAAATCAGGACGTATGATATTAAGTATTTATATAGGATATATTTTGGTTGGATCTGTATTTTTAATCATATTTGAAATGACTCCATTTGAAGCAATTAATCATTCAATTACTGCAGTAGCAACCGGTGGATTTTCAACTGAAAGTCTTAGTATAGGCGCATTTAATAGTGTTGGTGTAGAAGTTACGATTATGATTTTAATGCTACTTGGTGGAACAAACTTCTTTGTACATTTGATGTTATTAAGAGGTAAATTCAAAAATGTGTATAGACATGTTGAAATCAAATTATTAGGTATCCTACTTTTAATCTTTATTCCAATGTTAGTTATTAATTTATATAGTATGTATGATGGAAATTTCTTTCATACATTGAGAGTTGCATCATTTCAATTTATTTCTGCTGTTACAGGTACAGGATTTCAAACCATTGATACCTTTACCGTTATGCCACCAACATTTATTGCAGTATTAGTTATTGTGATGGTCTTAGGTGCTGGTATGGGATCAACTGCTGGCGGGATGAAACAATATAGAGTAGCACTAGCTTTTAAGAGTCTTTATTGGAATATTAGAGAACAATTTGGACATAAGAAAACAATTCGAACACATTTTATCAATAAAATAGGAAATAAAACTGTTGTAACAAAAGATGAAGTTGTGCAAAACTATTCATTTTTAATGATTTATTTGCTTGCATTATTTACAGGAACATTAATCTTTACAGGACTTGGGTTTACCATTAGAGAATCATTATTTGAATTCGCATCAGCTTTAGGTACTGTTGGACTATCAGTTGGTATTGTTGGCTATGATGCAAATCCAATTGTCTTATGGACTTCAACTGTTGGTATGTTTTTAGGTAGACTAGAATTCTATGTTGTATTTATTGCTTTAACTAAAATATTTATTGATATAAAGAAAAAAGCTTAA
- a CDS encoding potassium channel family protein, translating into MKIVITGGKHEADYIVSKLKKEHHQLIIINQDIDFAEYISANNDIGVFPGDPTKAYVLSDAEAHNADVLLALSDSDTDNYITCITAKKLFNIKRTVAKVKNPKNVELFKRLGVDSVISSTYLLAQTILNESSVENIIKTLSIEDEKIVMIEIGVEPEHNIVNKRLMDIKFPSNINISCIFRDPHVIIPKGDTLIKADDKLIIVTTPNDQEEIVEFVQKRK; encoded by the coding sequence ATGAAAATTGTAATTACTGGCGGAAAACACGAAGCTGACTATATCGTAAGCAAACTAAAAAAAGAACATCATCAATTGATTATTATTAATCAAGATATAGATTTTGCTGAATACATTAGTGCAAATAATGATATCGGTGTATTTCCAGGAGATCCGACAAAAGCATATGTTCTATCAGATGCAGAAGCGCATAATGCGGATGTTTTACTTGCATTATCAGATAGTGATACCGATAATTATATCACTTGTATTACTGCTAAAAAACTTTTTAATATTAAAAGAACAGTAGCAAAAGTAAAAAACCCAAAAAATGTAGAACTATTTAAACGTTTAGGTGTGGATAGTGTCATCAGTTCAACTTACCTACTTGCACAAACCATTTTAAATGAATCTTCTGTTGAAAATATCATTAAAACACTTTCTATAGAGGATGAAAAAATAGTAATGATTGAAATTGGTGTTGAACCAGAGCATAACATCGTTAATAAAAGATTAATGGATATCAAATTCCCATCAAATATTAATATAAGTTGTATTTTTAGAGATCCACATGTCATTATTCCTAAAGGGGATACATTGATTAAGGCAGATGATAAGTTAATTATTGTTACAACGCCTAACGATCAAGAAGAAATTGTGGAATTTGTACAAAAGAGAAAATAA
- a CDS encoding potassium channel family protein, with protein sequence MKRNKFIVIGSGRLGSNIATSMSELGEDVIIIDAVDDSFRKLQESFSGYQVVGDATDLTILENSYIKQAKTVVITTDSDNVNIYLAHICFYVYNVPKIFVRLSDTDKGKLLEGTMIKAIYPFNLSYSEFMDLNDEEAAE encoded by the coding sequence ATGAAAAGAAATAAGTTCATTGTCATTGGTTCAGGAAGACTAGGATCGAATATTGCAACTTCTATGTCAGAATTAGGAGAAGATGTCATTATTATTGATGCAGTAGATGATTCATTTAGAAAATTACAAGAATCATTTTCTGGCTATCAAGTTGTAGGAGATGCAACAGATCTTACTATTTTAGAAAATTCATATATTAAACAAGCAAAAACAGTTGTTATTACAACTGATAGTGATAATGTGAATATTTATTTAGCTCACATTTGTTTTTACGTCTATAATGTACCTAAAATATTTGTTAGATTATCTGATACAGATAAAGGAAAACTTTTAGAAGGTACAATGATTAAAGCAATCTATCCATTTAATTTATCATATAGTGAATTTATGGATTTAAATGATGAGGAGGCAGCTGAATGA
- a CDS encoding cation:proton antiporter has translation MLLSISIIILSSLLLSKIFNLIKLPTILGMLLTGMIIGPYALDLIDIDILNISAELRKIALIVILIRAGLSLDISDLKKVGRPAILLSFVPATIEILAITLLAPVIFDISYTTAAIMGAIVAAVSPAVVVPRMIKLIESGHGKNKNIPQMILAGASIDDVYVIVLFYAFLKLGQGENFHVTTILNVPLSIALGIFIGVISGYLASIFFKKFHMRDTVKVLIIFSIGFLAVSLEDALSQVIALSGLLAVMSFGISLKNYHPVLSERLVKKFEKIWVIAEIILFVLVGALVDVSVLLSVGLWSIVLIILAMVFRMFGVYLALLKTNLNGKEKLFTAISYTPKATVQAAIGAIPLSLGLANGELILMVSVVAICITAPFGAILMDKTYQKLLDNPVKHDKINVNIV, from the coding sequence ATGTTATTAAGTATATCCATCATCATTTTAAGTAGTCTATTATTATCTAAAATCTTTAATCTCATCAAACTACCAACAATCCTAGGTATGCTTTTAACAGGTATGATTATTGGTCCTTATGCACTTGATTTAATTGATATTGATATATTAAATATATCAGCTGAACTTAGAAAAATAGCTTTAATTGTTATTTTAATAAGAGCGGGATTATCACTTGATATCAGTGATTTAAAAAAAGTAGGAAGACCTGCAATTTTGTTATCATTTGTTCCAGCAACCATTGAAATTTTAGCGATTACTTTACTTGCACCAGTCATATTTGATATATCTTATACGACAGCAGCAATCATGGGTGCGATTGTAGCAGCAGTATCACCTGCTGTTGTTGTTCCTAGAATGATTAAACTCATTGAAAGTGGACATGGTAAAAACAAAAATATACCACAAATGATTTTAGCAGGTGCATCCATTGATGATGTTTATGTCATTGTTTTATTTTATGCGTTTTTAAAATTAGGACAAGGTGAGAATTTCCATGTTACAACAATACTTAATGTCCCTCTTTCAATAGCTTTAGGCATATTTATTGGTGTTATATCAGGATATTTAGCATCTATCTTTTTTAAGAAGTTCCATATGAGAGATACTGTAAAAGTTCTTATTATATTTTCAATTGGATTTTTAGCTGTCTCCCTTGAAGATGCTTTGAGTCAAGTTATTGCGCTAAGTGGTTTATTAGCCGTGATGTCATTTGGTATTTCATTAAAAAATTATCATCCAGTATTATCAGAAAGATTAGTTAAAAAATTTGAGAAAATATGGGTCATAGCTGAAATTATACTCTTTGTATTAGTTGGAGCTTTAGTAGATGTATCAGTATTATTAAGTGTTGGTTTATGGTCAATAGTATTAATCATTTTAGCAATGGTTTTTAGAATGTTTGGTGTATATTTAGCCCTTTTAAAAACAAACTTGAATGGTAAAGAAAAATTGTTTACAGCTATTTCATATACACCAAAAGCAACTGTTCAAGCTGCAATAGGTGCGATTCCACTTTCTCTAGGGTTAGCAAATGGTGAATTGATCTTGATGGTCTCTGTGGTTGCAATATGTATAACTGCTCCATTTGGTGCTATTTTGATGGATAAAACATATCAAAAACTCTTAGATAATCCAGTAAAACATGATAAAATAAACGTAAATATAGTATAA
- a CDS encoding DUF1295 domain-containing protein, giving the protein MLFIYVLSLILNNASLYDPYWSVIPPVFLTLAFISLNKGINLSYFLFLFSIYFWAVRLTINWIKNWHGFNEVDWRYIMIRDKAPKLYFLTNFSAIQLFPTLIVFAQLLVGLKIIELGASLNIVFILGFLMIIVASIIQYVSDEQMRAFRKENKGTKKCIDQGLWRISRHPNYFGEVTVWWGLYVMYLSIVQRLDFYILAPLSMTLLVVFISIPMMETKILNTRPEYKEYQEQVSMLIPFARKNDKKSIYQENN; this is encoded by the coding sequence ATGCTTTTTATATATGTATTAAGTTTAATTTTAAACAATGCATCTTTATATGATCCTTATTGGAGCGTGATTCCACCTGTCTTTTTAACTTTAGCATTTATAAGTTTAAATAAAGGTATAAATCTATCATATTTTCTATTTTTATTTTCTATTTATTTTTGGGCAGTTCGCTTAACTATAAATTGGATAAAAAATTGGCATGGATTTAATGAAGTTGATTGGCGCTATATTATGATTAGAGATAAAGCACCAAAACTATATTTCCTTACAAATTTTTCAGCTATCCAACTTTTTCCAACATTAATTGTTTTTGCACAATTACTAGTTGGGCTAAAAATTATTGAGCTAGGTGCATCTTTAAATATAGTATTTATATTAGGGTTTTTGATGATTATTGTTGCTTCAATCATCCAATATGTTTCAGATGAACAAATGAGAGCATTTAGAAAAGAGAATAAAGGAACAAAGAAGTGTATAGATCAAGGGTTATGGAGAATATCAAGACATCCTAATTATTTTGGAGAAGTAACTGTTTGGTGGGGACTTTATGTGATGTATTTAAGTATTGTTCAAAGATTGGACTTTTATATACTTGCTCCATTATCAATGACGCTACTAGTTGTGTTTATTTCCATTCCTATGATGGAAACAAAAATATTAAATACTAGACCAGAATATAAAGAGTATCAAGAACAAGTGTCAATGCTTATTCCTTTTGCAAGAAAAAACGATAAAAAAAGCATTTATCAAGAAAATAATTGA
- a CDS encoding YveK family protein, with the protein MEQELIEDTEIDLIHLIKLILKKWILIGIVTVAIATAVGLYAYIALDDVYTAESSMIVQVTSSTDSEYTALLTGQRLVDTYSEIAESNRVLEALKVNLGIDYTNSQLRGMISVNSVNDTLIINLSVESTDPVLAGQIANELVSIVKDLSNEFEGLENVEVLDTALTPVSPSGPNRMLYLVVGISLGGMLGVGIVLAIEFLCKDIKTGRDIEKVLGLRLLGLIPDYSMDEELK; encoded by the coding sequence ATGGAACAGGAATTAATTGAAGATACTGAAATTGACTTAATACATTTAATTAAACTAATATTAAAAAAGTGGATTTTAATTGGGATTGTAACTGTGGCTATTGCTACAGCGGTAGGGCTTTATGCCTATATCGCACTAGATGATGTCTATACAGCTGAATCAAGTATGATTGTTCAAGTAACTAGTTCAACCGATTCTGAATATACAGCGTTATTAACAGGACAAAGATTAGTAGATACCTATTCAGAGATTGCAGAAAGCAATCGTGTATTAGAAGCACTAAAAGTAAATTTAGGAATTGATTATACTAATTCTCAGTTAAGAGGAATGATTAGTGTAAACAGTGTTAACGATACTTTAATTATCAATTTGTCAGTCGAAAGTACTGATCCAGTACTGGCAGGTCAAATTGCAAACGAACTTGTAAGTATAGTTAAAGACCTTTCAAATGAATTTGAAGGACTTGAAAATGTAGAAGTTTTAGATACTGCCTTAACTCCAGTTTCTCCAAGTGGACCAAATAGAATGTTATATTTAGTTGTAGGGATTTCACTTGGTGGTATGTTAGGAGTAGGAATCGTTCTCGCAATTGAGTTTTTATGTAAAGATATTAAAACAGGAAGAGATATCGAAAAAGTCTTAGGTCTAAGACTTCTTGGACTCATTCCTGATTATTCTATGGATGAGGAGCTTAAATAA
- a CDS encoding CpsD/CapB family tyrosine-protein kinase has protein sequence MPNYKVITNIDPHCSVSEQYRKLRTSIDYSGFDQELKVLNLTSTFPNEGKTVTCINLATVYSQTKEKVLLLDLDLRKPKIHRAFGLSNKGGVSDYITNEHSIDENIHHIDEYLDVLVSGSKVPFPVEVLVSKKIKEMMIELRGKYDKIIIDCPPLTAVADSTIISNFSDGTIFVVASRKTNSDIANGVLKQLRESGANLIGGVLTKVQKSDSYYGMDYYYYGDE, from the coding sequence ATGCCAAACTATAAAGTTATAACTAATATAGATCCTCACTGTTCTGTAAGTGAACAATATCGTAAATTAAGAACAAGTATTGATTATTCTGGTTTTGATCAAGAATTAAAAGTTTTAAATTTAACAAGTACTTTCCCAAACGAAGGAAAGACAGTTACTTGTATCAATTTAGCGACAGTTTACTCTCAAACAAAAGAAAAAGTATTACTTTTAGACTTGGACTTACGTAAACCTAAAATTCACCGTGCCTTTGGTCTTTCTAATAAAGGCGGAGTAAGCGATTATATAACAAATGAACATTCGATTGATGAAAATATCCATCACATTGATGAATATTTAGATGTTTTAGTGTCTGGGTCAAAAGTACCTTTCCCAGTTGAAGTTTTAGTTTCTAAGAAGATTAAAGAAATGATGATTGAATTACGTGGCAAATACGACAAAATAATTATTGACTGTCCTCCGCTTACAGCAGTTGCTGATTCAACAATTATCTCGAATTTCAGCGATGGAACTATCTTTGTTGTTGCTTCGAGAAAAACTAATTCAGATATCGCAAATGGAGTATTAAAACAGCTAAGAGAATCTGGCGCTAATCTTATTGGTGGAGTTCTTACAAAAGTTCAAAAAAGCGATTCATATTACGGTATGGACTACTATTATTACGGGGATGAATAA